A genomic region of Dreissena polymorpha isolate Duluth1 chromosome 4, UMN_Dpol_1.0, whole genome shotgun sequence contains the following coding sequences:
- the LOC127876540 gene encoding uncharacterized protein LOC127876540 isoform X1, translating into MDRYTDTFSTSTVSDIQTKARRRTRREDRSHTQACEKAQSKPSDAENRDGRPDTSNAADTISLSRNVSFVPYPSAAYPNYQPPTVKDEELSIKALKTFFSRFEEMQQLVGDAKQEMHNFSSLQNPMQVNSLKDKATKLEEKMLAMEKTHADKIDHIEKAYEDLKRSKEQIEFKNDELKLELEKAKLANNELVTQNNNITSENRLNQKELAKTKNDLNKVKAELSQSNSRLSRQMSNSLTENNPQIADLSDSNRPSKLGEKHSELYDNEWTDAYEVLELTCGGELNAIQKLFEILMDVNEFCKSKSEEQSLQLKQVSFMSNAEPSNLPDAPELKKQMKEFRKYTAELSVQALCKEYTRKTQSKQRELFADHRVCKYIDGCVKLCWLMNAHDPPVVFSPPVSPNSDFDLSIYKAYTESGSKVQFIVWPALHLHEGGPILERGVAQGRSPVGKHNNRASAHKATTHNNSPGRQNSSSDLGINSPKAREAWATDDPKQGSLISDLDKTQAFFKRGNDATERQTQKLQTEPGSNQQSAQLFPTTEDGNYGSDANVGRDVTNQSNTRNGRYVPDPFDQLAAFDNQSSNTKITDQPTRRSNAFSSSVTVPMSTYVVVPSQHDMEQFYSYMRYGEFSCRSVLGEATYNKCINYYNNVVLRNLGQFRT; encoded by the exons ATGGATAGGTATACAGACACCTTTTCTACGTCAACAGTCAGCGATATACAAACGAAGGCACGTCGACGAACACGTAGAGAAGACCGATCGCATACACAGGCCTGTGAAAAAGCTCAGTCGAAACCTTCAGATGCGGAAAATCGTGATGGTAGACCGGATACATCAAACGCTGCCGATACTATTTCACTGTCAAGAAACGTTTCTTTCGTGCCTTATCCATCTGCAGCGTATCCCAACTACCAACCACCGACCGTTAAGGATGAGGAATTATCGATAAAAGCACTTAAAACATTCTTCAGCAGGTTTGAAGAGATGCAGCAGTTGGTTGGAGATGCTAAACAGGAGATGCATAAT TTTTCCAGCTTACAAAACCCGATGCAGGTAAATAGTCTGAAAGACAAAGCAACTAAACTGGAAGAAAAAATGCTTGCTATGGAGAAAACTCATGCTGATAAAATCGACCACATCGAAAAGGCATACGAAGATCTGAAACGATCAAAAGAACAGATTGAATTCAAAAACGATGAACTTAAGCTAGAACTGGAAAAAGCAAAACTTGCTAATAATGAATTagtaacacaaaataataatattacgTCAGAAAATCGACTTAATCAAAAAGAGCTggcaaaaacaaaaaatgacttaaataaaGTGAAAGCAGAATTGTCGCAATCCAACTCTAG GTTAAGCAGACAAATGAGCAACAGCCTGACAGAGAACAACCCACAAATAGCTGATCTCAGTGATTCAAACAGACCGTCAAAACTGGGAGAAAAACACTCG GAACTCTACGATAACGAATGGACAGATGCATATGAAGTCCTTGAGCTCACTTGTGGAGGCGAACTGAACGCTATTCAAAAACTTTTTGAAATTCTGATG GATGTCAATGAGTTTTGTAAATCTAAATCCGAAGAACAGAGTCTTCAGCTTAAGCAAGTTTCCTTCATGTCCAACGCGGAG CCGAGTAATTTACCAGACGCACCTGAACTAAAGAAACAGATGAAAGAGTTCAGAAAATACACAGCAGAGCTCAGTGTCCAGGCGTTGTGCAAG GAGTATACTCGAAAAACACAATCAAAACAACGAGAACTCTTCGCTGATCACAGGGTTTGTAAGTACATAGACGGATGTGTGAAGCTCTGCTGGTTGATGAATGCTCATGATCCTCCTGTTGTATTCTCCCCTCCTGTTTCGCCGAATTCAGATTTTGACCTCAGCATCTACAAAGCATACACCGAGTCCGGAAGTAAGGTACAGTTTATAGTCTGGCCGGCATTGCATCTACACGAAGGAGGTCCTATCCTCGAGAGAGGCGTGGCTCAAGGGCGTTCACCAGTAGGCAAACATAACAACAGGGCATCCGCACATAAGGCAACGACCCATAATAACTCGCCAGGACGTCAGAATTCGTCGTCTGATTTGGGAATTAACTCACCAAAAGCTCGAGAGGCTTGGGCTACGGATGACCCAAAGCAAGGTTCGTTGATATCTGATTTGGACAAgacacaagctttttttaaaagAGGCAATGATGCGACTGAGCGACAAACACAGAAGTTGCAAACAGAACCGGGAAGTAATCAACAATCTGCTCAACTATTCCCCACAACAGAAGATGGAAACTATGGAAGTGATGCCAATGTGGGGCGTGATGTAACAAACCAGTCTAATACACGAAACGGGCGTTATGTACCTGACCCTTTTGACCAACTTGCTGCATTCGATAATCAGTCTTCCAACACGAAGATAACTGATCAACCAACAAGACGCTCGAACGCATTTAGCTCATCCGTTACTGTTCCAATGTCAACATACGTTGTTGTCCCTTCTCAGCATGACATGGAACAATTTTATAGTTACATGAGATACGGTGAGTTTTCGTGTCGAAGTGTGTTAGGGGAAGCGACGTATAACAAGTGtattaattattacaataatGTCGTTTTGCGTAACCTTGGACAATTTCGTACGTGA